The following proteins come from a genomic window of Corynebacterium sp. P4-C1:
- the rpsF gene encoding 30S ribosomal protein S6 — MRHYEVMIILDPSQDERTVAPSLDKYLEIVRKDNGTVENVDVWGKRRLAYPIDKKEEGVYAVVTLDCASETVQELDRRLNLNDSVIRTKVLRTDNK; from the coding sequence GTGCGTCACTACGAAGTAATGATCATTCTTGACCCGAGTCAGGATGAGCGCACTGTTGCCCCGTCCCTGGACAAGTACCTTGAGATTGTCCGCAAGGATAACGGCACGGTGGAGAACGTTGATGTGTGGGGCAAGCGCCGTCTTGCGTACCCCATCGACAAGAAGGAAGAGGGCGTCTACGCAGTAGTCACCCTGGATTGCGCGTCCGAGACCGTGCAGGAGCTCGACCGCCGTCTGAACCTGAACGACTCTGTCATTCGAACCAAGGTTCTGCGCACCGACAACAAGTAA
- a CDS encoding transporter — MTKNYRFEGPTDETSVARLKDEVGQVLGTQGVKVEVEEGILRVRGENFTDDQISLAVEYAGFSLIDE; from the coding sequence GTGACTAAGAACTACCGGTTCGAAGGCCCGACGGACGAGACATCCGTGGCACGCTTGAAGGATGAGGTGGGCCAAGTCCTGGGCACCCAAGGTGTCAAGGTTGAAGTCGAGGAAGGCATCCTTCGCGTGCGCGGAGAGAACTTCACCGACGACCAGATCTCGCTCGCTGTGGAGTATGCGGGCTTTTCGCTTATCGACGAATAA
- the rplI gene encoding 50S ribosomal protein L9, with amino-acid sequence MKLILTAAVENLGEPGDIVEVKDGYGRNLLLPRGLAIVATRGAEKQIEDIKRTQQEREVRDLDHAKELRDQLDQLQGVTVKVRTANNGKIFGSVKPADIADAVLAAGGPNLDKRRINVPKGLVTSTGGYQVKVRLHDDVEGKVNFEVVNA; translated from the coding sequence ATGAAGCTGATCCTCACCGCTGCCGTTGAGAACCTTGGTGAACCCGGCGACATTGTCGAGGTCAAGGACGGCTACGGACGTAACCTTCTGCTTCCGCGCGGCCTGGCCATCGTGGCCACCCGCGGCGCAGAGAAGCAGATTGAGGACATCAAGCGCACCCAGCAGGAACGCGAAGTGCGCGATCTGGACCACGCTAAGGAACTGCGTGACCAGCTCGACCAGCTGCAGGGCGTCACCGTGAAGGTGCGCACCGCCAACAACGGCAAGATCTTCGGTTCGGTCAAGCCGGCCGACATCGCCGACGCCGTTCTGGCAGCAGGCGGCCCGAACCTGGACAAGCGCCGCATCAACGTGCCGAAGGGTCTCGTGACCAGCACCGGCGGTTACCAGGTCAAGGTCCGACTCCACGATGACGTGGAGGGCAAGGTGAACTTCGAGGTCGTGAACGCTTAA
- a CDS encoding NYN domain-containing protein produces MLERTLVFVDTSYLLASFYNSWETGARSQLEIDLPEVVNDLSGMIIQQLNQPIHRQFWYDGIPDSGPHRYQRALRTCDGVQLRTGQLIEWGERRTQKGVDTRLVADIVVNAMRGQCTDFVLVSGDADMIPGVEEATNAGIRVHLYGFGWDSMSSALRHACDTTTILDPREDFAEAMQLQVLEGPLPPTIRERPMDDGGFEEAEGMCGVPRPDGGNPLSADSAADAESSEDAAGSGTPGSASPTECVETAGGDQAPEADDLAGIEAEEPSESETAEPSATKHPGPPSPAQVAAATPRTMPKPSMMAPRRKLRSRYVPLPEEVWTSSGFQTPFDVGQQYATWWYDNAASSEQRDKAHMLSGGGLPPEIDRPLLQFACETLHEYTLSEHQRVNLRDGFHSGIRGVLINIRRTQS; encoded by the coding sequence ATGCTTGAACGCACACTTGTCTTCGTCGACACGTCATACCTGCTCGCGAGCTTTTACAACTCGTGGGAGACAGGAGCGCGGTCGCAACTAGAAATCGACCTGCCTGAGGTGGTGAACGACCTTTCAGGCATGATCATCCAGCAACTCAATCAGCCGATCCACCGGCAGTTCTGGTACGACGGCATTCCTGATTCGGGTCCGCACCGCTACCAGCGCGCCCTCCGCACCTGCGACGGGGTGCAACTCCGCACCGGCCAGCTCATCGAGTGGGGTGAGCGCCGCACGCAGAAAGGCGTGGACACCCGTCTTGTCGCCGACATCGTGGTCAACGCGATGCGCGGCCAGTGCACCGATTTCGTCCTGGTCAGCGGCGATGCTGACATGATTCCCGGTGTCGAGGAAGCCACGAACGCGGGCATTCGCGTGCATCTTTACGGCTTCGGGTGGGACTCCATGTCCTCCGCCCTGCGCCACGCCTGCGACACCACGACGATCCTCGACCCCCGCGAGGACTTCGCGGAGGCCATGCAACTGCAGGTCCTCGAAGGCCCCCTGCCCCCGACCATCCGGGAGCGCCCGATGGACGACGGGGGCTTCGAGGAGGCCGAGGGCATGTGCGGCGTGCCCCGACCCGACGGCGGGAACCCGCTATCCGCGGACAGCGCCGCGGATGCCGAAAGCAGCGAAGATGCCGCAGGGAGCGGGACTCCGGGCAGCGCTTCGCCCACCGAGTGCGTGGAGACTGCCGGCGGCGACCAGGCCCCCGAGGCAGATGACCTCGCGGGCATCGAGGCGGAGGAACCCTCCGAATCCGAGACCGCGGAGCCGTCCGCCACGAAGCACCCTGGCCCGCCGTCGCCGGCGCAGGTCGCTGCCGCTACTCCGCGGACAATGCCGAAGCCGTCGATGATGGCACCGCGCCGCAAGCTCCGTTCGCGCTACGTGCCGCTGCCGGAAGAGGTGTGGACCTCGTCCGGATTCCAGACGCCGTTCGATGTGGGCCAGCAGTACGCGACCTGGTGGTACGACAACGCTGCCTCCTCCGAACAGCGCGACAAAGCGCACATGCTCTCCGGTGGCGGTCTCCCACCTGAGATCGACCGCCCGCTGTTGCAGTTCGCCTGCGAGACGCTGCACGAGTACACGCTGAGTGAGCACCAGCGCGTCAACCTCCGCGACGGTTTCCACTCCGGCATCCGCGGAGTACTGATCAACATCCGCCGGACGCAGAGCTAA
- a CDS encoding cation-translocating P-type ATPase, with translation MTCTSCSSRVQRKLNKVDGVDASVNFSTETASVDFDPKKTDRASLVQVIRDAGYDAFAMSAAGPAESDDAGRTDGVSGIDSIELARENEAEKLKRTVIWSAILAVPIMLISMIPALQFTYWQWAVFTLTTLVYVVAGAPFHRATWTNLRHGAVTMDTLITLGTTAAYLWSVWALFLGTAGEPGMTMKMHPFSPAGHGGSADEIYLETVAVVITFLLLGRWFETKAKGRSSEALRNLATMGAKDAAVIRDGQEVRVPVSQVAVGDRFVVRPGEKIATDGRVVAGASAVDNSMLTGESVPVEVSEGSTVTGATVNQTGRLVVEATRVGGETTLSRMSELVRQAQAGQAPVEKLVDRISRVFVPAVIAIAVVTLIVHLALGNPVPEAFSAAVAVLIIACPCALGLATPTAILVGTGRGAQMGLLIKGPEILESTRRVDTIVLDKTGTVTTGEMSVDAVEPADPFSTDEVLSLAAAVEAGSEHPIARAITAAAGERALRPASASDFSSTTGKGVRAVVDGATVTVGRGTGDQARALEESGATAVTVTVNGEPAGVIAVRDTAKDTSAQAIADLRELGLTPYLLTGDNPGAARAAARAVGIDADKVTASVMPEEKVGVVEKLREEGKVVAMVGDGVNDAAALATADLGLAMGSGTDVAIEAADITLMGDDLRSAADAIRLSRATLRTIKGNLFWAFAYNVILVPVAATGLLNPMLAGIAMAFSSVFVVSNSLRLNRFRALHGE, from the coding sequence ATGACCTGCACCTCCTGCTCGTCGCGGGTGCAGCGCAAGCTGAACAAGGTCGACGGGGTGGATGCCAGTGTCAACTTCTCCACCGAGACCGCTTCCGTTGATTTCGACCCGAAGAAGACCGACCGCGCTTCACTCGTCCAGGTGATCCGCGATGCCGGCTACGATGCCTTCGCCATGTCCGCCGCAGGGCCGGCAGAAAGCGATGACGCTGGGCGAACCGACGGCGTGAGCGGTATCGACAGCATTGAGCTCGCACGCGAGAACGAAGCAGAGAAACTCAAGCGCACCGTGATCTGGTCCGCCATTCTCGCCGTCCCGATCATGCTGATATCAATGATCCCCGCTCTACAGTTCACCTACTGGCAGTGGGCGGTGTTCACCCTGACCACGCTCGTCTACGTCGTGGCGGGTGCGCCTTTCCACCGCGCCACCTGGACGAACCTCCGCCATGGAGCGGTGACCATGGACACCCTGATCACTTTGGGCACCACGGCCGCCTATTTGTGGTCGGTGTGGGCGCTCTTCCTGGGCACTGCCGGCGAACCCGGCATGACGATGAAGATGCACCCCTTCTCCCCTGCCGGTCATGGTGGTAGCGCAGATGAGATCTACCTTGAGACTGTTGCTGTTGTGATCACGTTCCTGCTGCTGGGACGCTGGTTTGAAACCAAAGCGAAGGGAAGGTCATCGGAAGCGCTGCGCAATTTGGCCACGATGGGTGCCAAGGACGCAGCTGTGATCCGGGATGGCCAGGAAGTGCGCGTACCGGTCTCTCAAGTGGCCGTGGGTGACCGCTTCGTGGTCCGCCCGGGAGAGAAGATCGCCACCGACGGCCGCGTGGTCGCCGGCGCCTCTGCAGTGGACAACTCCATGCTCACCGGTGAATCTGTTCCGGTGGAGGTGTCGGAGGGCTCGACAGTCACCGGTGCCACAGTCAACCAGACCGGTCGTCTCGTCGTAGAGGCCACCCGGGTCGGTGGGGAGACCACGCTGTCCCGCATGAGTGAGCTCGTGCGCCAAGCGCAGGCCGGGCAGGCCCCGGTGGAAAAGCTCGTCGACCGCATCTCCCGCGTCTTCGTGCCGGCCGTCATCGCAATCGCTGTGGTCACCCTCATTGTCCACCTCGCACTGGGCAACCCAGTTCCGGAGGCGTTCTCGGCGGCGGTGGCGGTGCTGATCATCGCGTGCCCGTGTGCGCTCGGGCTAGCCACCCCCACAGCCATTCTGGTTGGTACCGGCCGCGGCGCGCAGATGGGCCTGTTGATCAAGGGGCCGGAGATCCTCGAATCGACCCGGCGCGTAGACACGATCGTTCTGGATAAGACCGGCACGGTGACGACCGGGGAAATGTCCGTCGATGCTGTTGAGCCTGCTGACCCGTTCAGCACCGACGAGGTGCTGTCGCTGGCTGCCGCAGTGGAGGCCGGCTCCGAGCACCCCATTGCCCGGGCGATTACCGCCGCCGCCGGCGAGCGGGCGCTCCGTCCTGCGTCGGCGTCCGACTTCTCCAGTACTACGGGAAAGGGAGTGCGCGCCGTCGTGGATGGCGCCACCGTCACTGTCGGCCGCGGCACCGGGGATCAAGCCCGGGCGCTCGAGGAGAGCGGCGCGACCGCGGTGACCGTCACCGTCAACGGCGAGCCTGCCGGTGTGATCGCAGTGCGCGACACCGCGAAGGACACTTCGGCGCAGGCCATTGCCGACCTGCGGGAACTGGGGTTGACGCCGTATCTGCTCACCGGCGACAACCCCGGTGCCGCCCGCGCGGCGGCGAGGGCTGTGGGGATCGACGCTGACAAAGTGACGGCGTCGGTGATGCCGGAGGAGAAGGTGGGCGTCGTCGAAAAGCTCCGCGAGGAAGGCAAGGTCGTCGCGATGGTCGGCGACGGTGTCAACGACGCGGCTGCCCTGGCCACCGCCGACCTCGGCTTGGCGATGGGCTCGGGCACCGATGTCGCCATCGAGGCCGCCGACATCACCCTGATGGGCGACGATCTCCGCTCCGCGGCGGACGCGATCCGGCTCTCCCGGGCGACGCTGCGCACGATCAAGGGGAATCTGTTCTGGGCATTCGCCTATAATGTGATTCTCGTTCCCGTCGCCGCGACCGGTCTGCTCAACCCGATGCTCGCGGGGATCGCGATGGCATTCTCCTCGGTCTTCGTGGTCTCTAACTCGCTGCGACTCAACCGGTTCCGTGCGCTCCACGGTGAATAG
- a CDS encoding GntR family transcriptional regulator, translating to MGNDTEPLFLQIARLIQDQIMDGELEPGERAPSMNELAAFHSINPATARKGLTLLVETGVLEKRRGIGMFVTEGARERIVGKRREDFAGNYIAPLIDEALRLGYARADLHDLIDRVAESRGMYQ from the coding sequence GTGGGCAATGACACAGAACCGCTGTTCCTTCAGATCGCACGCCTAATTCAGGACCAGATCATGGACGGCGAACTCGAGCCTGGCGAGCGGGCCCCGTCCATGAACGAGCTCGCCGCATTTCACAGCATCAATCCGGCCACAGCGCGCAAAGGGCTGACATTGCTCGTGGAAACAGGAGTCTTAGAAAAACGCCGCGGTATCGGAATGTTCGTCACGGAAGGGGCACGGGAACGCATCGTCGGCAAGCGCCGCGAGGATTTCGCGGGCAACTACATCGCACCGCTTATCGACGAAGCCTTGCGCCTGGGTTATGCCCGCGCTGATCTCCACGACCTCATCGACCGCGTCGCAGAAAGCAGAGGAATGTACCAATGA
- a CDS encoding single-stranded DNA-binding protein, producing the protein MAQGDTPITVVGNLVADPELRFTPTGLAVANFRIASTPRVYNRDSGQWEDGEALFLTCNVWREAAENVAESLTKGMRVIVNGRLKQRSYQNREGENRTVFEVEADEVGPSLKYATASVNRNSRDGNSGRSGGGFGGNQGGQSTGGFGGGNQGNQGGQSGQNNQQNNQPANDPWNSAPPAGGFGGMDDEPPF; encoded by the coding sequence ATGGCACAAGGCGATACCCCCATCACTGTCGTAGGCAACCTGGTTGCCGACCCGGAACTGCGTTTCACGCCCACAGGGCTCGCGGTGGCGAATTTCCGCATCGCGTCCACCCCGCGCGTGTACAACCGTGACTCCGGTCAGTGGGAAGACGGCGAAGCTTTGTTCCTGACCTGCAACGTGTGGCGTGAGGCTGCGGAAAACGTTGCGGAGTCGCTGACCAAGGGCATGCGCGTCATTGTCAATGGCCGCCTGAAGCAGCGCTCCTACCAGAACCGTGAAGGTGAAAACCGCACGGTGTTCGAGGTTGAGGCCGACGAGGTCGGTCCGTCCCTGAAGTACGCTACAGCCAGCGTGAACCGGAATTCCCGCGACGGAAACTCCGGCCGCTCCGGCGGCGGCTTCGGTGGCAACCAGGGCGGCCAGTCCACCGGTGGATTCGGTGGCGGCAACCAGGGCAACCAGGGTGGTCAGTCTGGCCAGAACAACCAGCAAAACAACCAGCCCGCGAACGACCCGTGGAACTCTGCTCCTCCCGCCGGAGGTTTCGGCGGCATGGACGACGAGCCCCCGTTCTAA
- a CDS encoding PspA/IM30 family protein: MANPFSKGWKYLMQSFDSKIDENADPKVQIEQAAAAAKEQHNAITRQAAEIIGSKKQLELKINRQREKQAELQDKTKTALQMADKATAEGDTAKASQFNTTAETLAAQLVTVEQELQDLSTQYSAAEQAAAQAEQQQKQSEARLQEQMNEVNRLRAQVDQAKMQEHTAQTMDTIGQFREDDSVPTLDGVREKIERRYATALGQQELAESGVDGVMAEIESGQTDVAASSKLAEIRASLDAEKAGELTAGTNDTRATDGEPSEESLDRFDGESPRA, encoded by the coding sequence ATGGCTAACCCGTTCAGCAAGGGCTGGAAGTATCTCATGCAGTCGTTCGACTCCAAGATCGACGAGAACGCCGATCCGAAGGTCCAAATTGAGCAGGCAGCAGCTGCTGCGAAGGAGCAGCACAACGCGATCACTCGCCAGGCCGCAGAGATCATCGGGTCGAAGAAGCAGCTTGAGCTCAAGATCAACCGTCAACGCGAGAAGCAGGCGGAGCTGCAGGACAAGACAAAGACCGCGCTGCAGATGGCGGACAAGGCCACCGCTGAGGGGGACACCGCGAAGGCGTCCCAGTTCAACACCACCGCTGAAACCCTCGCTGCGCAACTGGTCACGGTGGAGCAAGAACTGCAGGACTTGTCAACGCAGTACTCCGCCGCCGAGCAAGCCGCCGCGCAGGCCGAGCAGCAGCAGAAGCAATCGGAGGCGCGCCTGCAGGAGCAGATGAACGAGGTCAACCGTCTGCGCGCACAGGTGGACCAGGCGAAAATGCAGGAGCACACCGCCCAGACAATGGACACCATCGGTCAGTTTCGCGAGGACGATTCGGTGCCCACGCTCGACGGTGTCCGCGAGAAGATCGAGCGCCGCTATGCCACTGCCCTTGGCCAGCAGGAGCTCGCCGAATCCGGTGTGGACGGAGTGATGGCGGAGATCGAGTCCGGCCAAACCGACGTGGCCGCCAGCTCGAAGCTCGCCGAGATCCGTGCCTCACTCGACGCAGAGAAGGCGGGCGAGCTCACCGCCGGCACGAACGACACCCGCGCCACCGACGGCGAGCCCTCCGAGGAGAGCCTCGATCGTTTCGACGGGGAGTCGCCGCGCGCTTGA
- the trxA gene encoding thioredoxin produces the protein MSTVNVTEDTFTQTIENNDIVIVDAWADWCGPCKAFAPTFEKASEKHDDIVFAKLDTEANEGLAAALQIQTIPTLFVFREGIALGQTSGAMPPADLEEFIQAIRDVDMEEVHRDIAAQNAQESEA, from the coding sequence ATGAGTACCGTCAATGTAACTGAGGACACGTTCACCCAGACGATTGAGAATAACGACATCGTCATCGTCGACGCATGGGCGGACTGGTGCGGGCCCTGCAAGGCGTTCGCTCCGACATTCGAGAAAGCTTCTGAAAAGCACGACGACATCGTCTTTGCCAAGCTGGACACGGAGGCGAACGAGGGGCTGGCAGCTGCTCTGCAGATCCAGACGATTCCCACTCTGTTCGTCTTCCGCGAGGGCATTGCACTCGGCCAGACTTCCGGAGCGATGCCGCCGGCTGACCTTGAGGAGTTCATCCAGGCGATCCGCGATGTGGACATGGAGGAAGTGCACCGCGATATCGCGGCGCAGAACGCGCAGGAGAGTGAGGCTTAA
- a CDS encoding heavy-metal-associated domain-containing protein, with protein sequence MADESNVTEYTVDGMTCAHCEASVKEEISEVPGVTGVTADHTTGAVTVTGDGFSRDQIAAAVKEAGYTLV encoded by the coding sequence ATGGCAGACGAATCCAACGTCACCGAATACACCGTCGACGGCATGACCTGCGCACACTGCGAAGCCAGTGTGAAGGAGGAAATTAGCGAGGTCCCAGGCGTGACCGGCGTAACTGCCGACCACACGACCGGTGCCGTGACTGTCACCGGTGATGGCTTTTCGCGCGATCAGATCGCCGCCGCTGTTAAGGAGGCCGGCTACACGCTGGTGTAA
- a CDS encoding MFS transporter yields the protein MSTTASQNTLSRNERLERLPVTGKHKRLLLGSGIGWALDAMDVGLVSFIIAALKVHWELDKTTTSWIASIGFIGMAIGASLGGLLADKIGRRQVFAATLLLYGLATGASALAWSVGALMIFRFLVGLGLGAELPVASTLISEFSPRKVRGRMVVLLEAFWAVGWILAAVIGTFVVSQGENGWRWGFALGTVPALYAIYVRLGLPESVRFLESVGRHEEAEEIVRSFEAAANLENVDRSPAPETDVAESSAHGGIWGQEMRRRTAAFWAVWFGVSLSYYGAFIWIPSLLVDQGFTLVKSFTFTLIITIAQLPGYSAAGWLIEVWGRRKTLSAFLAGSALAAILYGFAAAPWQIIATGCLLSFFNLGAWGALYAIGPELYPTSIRATGTGAGAAFGRIGSIIAPLIVPPVLAFGGPGAVFGIFAAAFALACVAAFTLPEQLGKALS from the coding sequence ATGAGCACGACTGCCAGCCAAAACACACTTTCCCGAAATGAACGGCTCGAACGGCTCCCCGTGACGGGCAAGCACAAGCGCCTGCTCCTCGGCTCCGGAATCGGCTGGGCACTCGACGCGATGGATGTCGGACTGGTGTCGTTCATCATCGCCGCGCTGAAAGTGCATTGGGAGCTAGATAAGACCACCACCTCCTGGATTGCGTCGATCGGCTTCATCGGAATGGCGATCGGCGCTTCGCTCGGCGGTCTACTCGCCGACAAAATCGGGCGCCGGCAAGTCTTCGCCGCGACCCTCCTGCTCTACGGTCTCGCCACCGGCGCTTCCGCGCTGGCATGGTCCGTGGGCGCGCTCATGATCTTCCGTTTCCTCGTCGGGCTCGGCCTGGGTGCTGAGCTTCCCGTCGCGTCAACGCTGATCAGCGAGTTCTCTCCGCGTAAGGTGCGCGGCCGGATGGTCGTTCTGCTCGAGGCCTTCTGGGCGGTGGGTTGGATCCTGGCCGCTGTGATCGGCACATTCGTGGTGTCCCAGGGCGAGAACGGGTGGCGCTGGGGCTTCGCCCTGGGCACGGTCCCCGCACTCTACGCGATCTACGTGCGGCTCGGACTGCCTGAATCCGTGCGCTTCCTGGAATCCGTCGGGCGCCACGAAGAGGCGGAGGAGATCGTGCGTTCCTTCGAGGCTGCCGCCAATCTGGAAAATGTGGACCGCTCCCCTGCCCCGGAAACTGACGTTGCCGAGTCCTCCGCGCACGGTGGAATCTGGGGGCAGGAGATGCGCCGCCGCACCGCCGCATTCTGGGCTGTCTGGTTCGGGGTCTCCCTGTCCTATTACGGCGCCTTCATCTGGATCCCGTCGCTGCTGGTGGACCAAGGATTCACGCTCGTGAAATCGTTCACGTTCACGCTCATCATCACCATCGCGCAGCTGCCCGGCTACTCCGCCGCCGGGTGGCTGATCGAGGTCTGGGGCCGCCGCAAGACCCTCTCGGCATTTTTGGCCGGTTCCGCGTTGGCCGCAATCCTCTACGGCTTCGCGGCTGCACCGTGGCAGATCATCGCTACCGGGTGCCTGCTCTCTTTCTTCAATCTCGGTGCCTGGGGTGCCTTGTACGCCATCGGGCCGGAGCTCTACCCCACCTCCATCCGCGCCACCGGTACCGGGGCGGGCGCCGCTTTCGGGCGCATCGGTTCGATCATCGCCCCGCTCATCGTCCCGCCGGTGCTCGCCTTCGGCGGCCCCGGGGCAGTCTTCGGGATTTTCGCCGCTGCTTTCGCCCTGGCTTGTGTCGCGGCGTTCACTTTGCCGGAGCAGCTCGGAAAGGCACTGAGCTAG
- a CDS encoding ATP-binding cassette domain-containing protein encodes MTIHVSGLAHSFGKKDVLQGVDLDFGPGIHGLLGRNGVGKSTLLQIIGGQLKPDSGTVEVFGQRPFDNARVMDNTCLTGVDTAYPDSWSGKDVIKGASLRYRSWDRALADELIADFVLGDALATRYGRLSRGQRAMVSIIIGLASSTEVLLLDEPYVGLDTHNTGVFYRRLLEQADTGRTIVMATHHIDDAAKVLDDAVILGRGGVVVKRCVPEDADEFAVAGPELVPISDAPRHSRAATFDDLIEHYLEVS; translated from the coding sequence ATGACAATTCATGTATCGGGCTTGGCCCATAGCTTCGGCAAAAAAGATGTACTGCAGGGTGTCGACCTGGACTTCGGCCCAGGCATTCACGGTCTGCTCGGCCGCAACGGCGTGGGCAAGTCCACCCTTCTGCAGATCATCGGTGGCCAGCTCAAACCTGACTCAGGCACCGTCGAGGTCTTCGGGCAGCGCCCCTTCGACAACGCACGCGTCATGGACAACACGTGCCTGACCGGCGTCGATACCGCATATCCGGACTCCTGGTCAGGCAAAGATGTGATCAAGGGAGCCAGCCTTCGTTACCGCTCGTGGGACCGTGCGCTCGCTGATGAGCTCATCGCGGATTTCGTCTTGGGGGATGCCCTGGCAACCCGCTATGGCCGACTATCCCGCGGTCAGCGCGCCATGGTCTCCATCATCATCGGTCTGGCGTCGAGCACGGAGGTTTTGCTACTCGACGAACCCTATGTCGGCCTAGACACCCACAACACGGGGGTGTTCTACCGCCGCCTTCTTGAGCAGGCGGATACAGGACGCACGATCGTGATGGCCACGCACCACATCGACGACGCGGCAAAAGTGCTGGATGATGCGGTGATTCTGGGGAGGGGCGGGGTCGTCGTCAAGCGATGCGTCCCTGAAGACGCCGATGAATTCGCTGTCGCGGGCCCGGAACTCGTGCCGATCAGTGACGCCCCGCGTCATTCCCGCGCTGCCACGTTCGACGACCTGATCGAGCATTATTTGGAGGTGTCCTAG
- the dnaB gene encoding replicative DNA helicase, producing the protein MASGTAGGSSPQDGGYNGDSFADEAVPLPPEPSDGPEEYRGGSSRYRGRKGFTQDRSDLSEYRQPPHDRKAEQGVLGAMLLSPTTVIDVIELLRVEDFYFPAHQLIYQAILDLYSQGSEVDVLIVSGRLDRLNQLERAGGAPYLHTLISEVPTSANARYYADIVAEKSTLRQLVDAGTRVAQLGYDGAEGMEIESLVDRAQQEVFAVAQQKTGEDYRALADLLKPTVDELAAYEKDGGLAAGVPTGFIDLDRLTNGLHAGQMIIIAARPGVGKSTLAMDFVRSCSIHNGLTSVIFSLEMSASEIVMRLLSAETEIKLSAMRSGQMEESDWEKLTHRLREIQAAPIFIDDSPNLTMMEIRSKARRLKQQHGLDLVVLDYMQLMSSGRKVESRQQEVSEFSRQLKLLAKELEVPVIAISQLNRGPEARTDKRPQLADLRESGSLEQDADIVMLLYRPDSQDRDNERAGEADIIIAKHRGGPIDTIAVAHQLHYSRFVNMARG; encoded by the coding sequence ATGGCATCGGGGACAGCGGGCGGAAGCTCGCCGCAGGACGGGGGATACAACGGGGATAGCTTCGCCGACGAGGCGGTGCCTCTGCCCCCGGAACCAAGTGACGGACCGGAGGAATACCGTGGTGGGTCGTCCCGCTACCGGGGCCGCAAGGGATTCACCCAAGACCGCTCTGACCTGTCCGAGTACCGTCAGCCCCCGCACGACAGGAAGGCGGAGCAGGGCGTTCTCGGCGCTATGCTTCTTAGTCCGACGACAGTGATCGACGTGATCGAGCTGCTGCGCGTCGAGGATTTCTATTTTCCGGCCCACCAGCTGATCTACCAGGCTATCCTCGACCTCTACTCGCAGGGGTCTGAGGTGGATGTGCTCATCGTCAGTGGCCGTCTCGACCGTCTGAACCAGCTGGAACGGGCGGGTGGGGCACCGTACCTGCACACGCTGATCTCCGAGGTGCCCACCTCGGCAAACGCCCGCTACTACGCGGATATCGTGGCGGAGAAGTCTACGCTGCGGCAGCTGGTGGATGCCGGTACCCGTGTGGCGCAGCTGGGTTACGACGGTGCGGAGGGCATGGAGATCGAGTCGCTGGTCGACCGGGCCCAGCAGGAAGTGTTCGCGGTCGCACAGCAGAAGACAGGGGAGGACTACCGCGCGCTGGCTGACCTGCTCAAGCCCACCGTGGACGAGTTGGCGGCCTACGAGAAGGACGGCGGCCTCGCGGCCGGAGTGCCCACCGGCTTCATCGACCTGGACCGCCTGACTAACGGTCTTCACGCCGGACAGATGATCATCATCGCCGCCCGCCCTGGTGTGGGCAAGTCGACACTGGCCATGGATTTCGTGCGCTCGTGCTCCATCCACAACGGTCTGACCTCCGTGATTTTCTCGCTAGAGATGAGCGCCTCCGAGATCGTCATGCGTCTTTTGTCCGCCGAGACGGAGATCAAGCTGTCGGCGATGCGCTCGGGCCAGATGGAGGAATCCGACTGGGAAAAGCTCACCCACCGCCTCCGCGAGATCCAGGCGGCACCGATCTTCATTGATGATTCCCCGAACCTGACCATGATGGAGATCCGGTCCAAGGCCCGTCGCCTAAAGCAGCAGCACGGCCTCGACCTCGTGGTGCTCGACTACATGCAGCTGATGAGCTCCGGCCGCAAGGTCGAATCCCGTCAGCAGGAGGTCTCGGAATTCTCCCGGCAGCTCAAGCTGTTGGCCAAGGAGCTCGAAGTCCCCGTCATCGCTATCTCGCAGCTCAACCGTGGCCCGGAAGCCCGCACTGACAAACGCCCTCAGCTGGCGGATCTCCGTGAGTCCGGTTCGCTGGAGCAAGACGCGGATATCGTGATGCTGCTGTACCGGCCGGACTCCCAAGACCGCGACAACGAGCGCGCTGGCGAGGCCGACATCATTATCGCGAAGCACCGCGGCGGTCCGATCGACACGATCGCCGTGGCGCACCAGCTGCACTACTCCCGATTCGTGAACATGGCGCGCGGCTGA